In one Pseudomonas sp. R84 genomic region, the following are encoded:
- the nadE gene encoding ammonia-dependent NAD(+) synthetase gives MQAVQREIAEQLKVQPPFADYQALQAEVARRITFIQDCLVNSGLKTLVLGISGGVDSLTAGLLAQRAMRELRDQTGDNSYKFIAVRLPYETQFDEHDAQASVDFIAPDERHTVNIGPAVKSLASEVAAFEGKHAVSVDFVLGNTKARMRMVAQYTIAGAAHGLVIGTDHAAEAVMGFFTKFGDGACDLAPLSGLVKNQVRAIARSFGAPESLVEKVPTADLEDLSPGKPDEASHGVTYAEIDAFLHGEPVRQEAFDIIVATYNKTHHKRVMPFAP, from the coding sequence ATGCAAGCCGTACAGCGTGAGATTGCTGAGCAGCTCAAGGTGCAACCGCCGTTCGCCGACTACCAGGCTCTGCAGGCCGAAGTCGCCCGGCGCATTACCTTTATTCAGGATTGCCTGGTCAATTCCGGGCTCAAGACGCTGGTGCTGGGCATCAGCGGCGGCGTCGACTCGCTGACCGCCGGCCTGCTGGCCCAGCGCGCGATGCGTGAGCTGCGCGACCAGACCGGCGACAATAGCTACAAATTCATCGCCGTGCGCCTGCCGTACGAAACCCAGTTCGATGAACACGATGCCCAGGCCTCGGTGGACTTCATTGCTCCAGACGAGCGCCACACGGTCAACATTGGCCCGGCAGTGAAGTCGCTGGCCAGTGAAGTGGCAGCGTTTGAAGGCAAGCATGCGGTGTCGGTGGACTTTGTGCTCGGCAATACCAAGGCACGCATGCGCATGGTCGCCCAATACACCATCGCCGGCGCGGCGCATGGTCTGGTGATCGGCACCGATCATGCGGCGGAAGCGGTGATGGGTTTCTTCACCAAGTTCGGTGACGGCGCCTGCGATCTGGCGCCGCTCAGCGGTCTGGTGAAAAACCAGGTTCGCGCGATTGCGCGCAGCTTTGGTGCGCCGGAGTCACTGGTCGAGAAAGTGCCAACGGCGGACCTTGAGGATTTGTCGCCGGGCAAACCCGACGAAGCGTCCCATGGTGTGACGTACGCCGAGATTGACGCGTTCCTGCACGGCGAGCCGGTGCGTCAGGAAGCGTTCGACATCATCGTTGCGACTTACAACAAGACCCATCACAAACGTGTGATGCCGTTTGCGCCGTAA
- the azu gene encoding azurin, with amino-acid sequence MFSKVVAVSLLALASSQLMAAECKTTVDSTDQMSFSTKAIEIDKSCKTFTIELTHSGNLPKNVMGHNLVISKEADMQPIATAGLAAGIDKNYLPEGDARIIAHTKIIGAKETDSLTFDVAKIADGGYGFFCSFPGHISMMKGTITVK; translated from the coding sequence ATGTTTTCCAAAGTTGTTGCGGTATCCCTGCTGGCGTTGGCCAGCAGCCAATTGATGGCTGCTGAGTGCAAAACCACCGTTGACTCCACCGATCAGATGTCCTTCAGCACCAAAGCCATCGAAATCGACAAGAGCTGCAAGACTTTCACTATCGAACTGACTCACTCCGGCAACCTGCCGAAGAACGTCATGGGCCATAACCTGGTGATCAGCAAAGAAGCTGACATGCAGCCAATCGCCACCGCTGGCCTGGCCGCCGGCATCGACAAGAACTACCTGCCTGAAGGTGACGCGCGCATCATCGCTCACACCAAGATCATCGGCGCCAAGGAAACCGACTCGCTGACCTTTGACGTAGCGAAGATTGCTGACGGTGGCTACGGCTTCTTCTGCTCGTTCCCTGGGCACATCTCGATGATGAAAGGCACGATTACTGTTAAGTAA
- a CDS encoding branched-chain amino acid ABC transporter permease LivH (LivHMGF is the membrane component of the LIV-I/LS branched-chain amino acid transporter), whose protein sequence is MDGIFLQQLVNGLTLGSVYGLIAIGYTMVYGIIGMINFAHGEVYMISAYLAAISLALLAYFGIESFPLLMLGTLIFTIVVTAVYGWVIERVAYKPLRNSTRLAPLISAIGISLILQNYAQIAQGAKQQGVPTLLSGAWRVDIGTGFVQLTYTKVFILVAAFVGMGLLTYIIKYTKLGRMCRATQQDRKMASILGINTDRVISYVFIIGAAMAALAGVLITMNYGTFDFYAGFIIGIKAFTAAVLGGIGSLPGAMLGGIILGISESLFSGLVNSDYKDVFSFSLLVLVLVFRPQGLLGRPLVSKV, encoded by the coding sequence ATGGATGGTATTTTCCTGCAGCAACTGGTCAACGGCCTGACCCTCGGGTCGGTCTATGGCCTGATCGCCATCGGCTACACAATGGTCTACGGCATCATCGGCATGATCAACTTCGCCCACGGCGAGGTTTACATGATTTCTGCTTACCTGGCGGCAATCAGTCTGGCTCTGCTGGCTTACTTCGGTATCGAATCTTTCCCGCTGCTGATGCTCGGCACACTGATCTTCACCATCGTCGTCACGGCGGTGTATGGCTGGGTCATTGAACGAGTCGCCTACAAACCCCTGCGCAACTCCACCCGACTGGCACCGCTGATCAGCGCCATCGGTATTTCCCTGATCCTGCAAAACTACGCACAGATCGCACAAGGCGCCAAACAACAGGGCGTGCCAACCCTGCTGAGCGGTGCGTGGCGCGTCGACATCGGCACGGGCTTCGTGCAACTGACCTACACCAAAGTCTTCATTCTGGTGGCCGCATTCGTCGGCATGGGCCTGCTGACCTACATCATCAAGTACACCAAGCTCGGACGCATGTGCCGTGCGACCCAGCAAGACCGCAAGATGGCTTCGATCCTCGGCATCAATACTGATCGGGTCATTTCCTATGTGTTCATCATCGGTGCAGCCATGGCGGCGCTGGCCGGCGTACTGATCACCATGAACTACGGCACTTTCGACTTCTATGCCGGCTTCATTATCGGCATCAAGGCGTTCACCGCGGCGGTGCTTGGCGGGATCGGTTCACTGCCTGGGGCAATGCTCGGCGGGATCATCCTCGGCATTTCCGAGTCGCTGTTCTCCGGTCTGGTCAACTCCGACTACAAAGACGTGTTCAGCTTCTCGCTGCTCGTACTTGTTCTGGTCTTCCGGCCGCAGGGCCTGTTGGGCCGTCCTCTTGTGTCGAAGGTGTAA
- a CDS encoding ABC transporter substrate-binding protein has product MSQTFYKKGFLALAVATALGVSAFAQADVKIGVAGPMTGANAAFGEQYMKGAQAAADAVNAAGGVNGEKIVLVKGDDACEPKQAVTVAKDLTNQKVAGVVGHFCSSSTIPASEIYDEAGIIAITPGSTNPQVTERGLSAMFRMCGRDDQQGIVAGDYIVDVLKGKKVVVLHDKDTYGQGLADATKAQLVKRGVTPVLYEGLTRGEKDFSTIVTKIRGAGADVVYFGGLHPEAGPLVRQLREQGLKDVKFMSDDGIVTDELVTTAGGPQFTDGVLMTFGADPRLLPESKTVVDAFRKAGTEPEGYTLYAYASVQTLAAAFNGAKSNKGEEAAAWLKKNPVKTVMGEKTWDSKGDLKVSDYVVYQWDKDGKYHQLEKQK; this is encoded by the coding sequence ATGTCCCAGACGTTTTACAAGAAAGGCTTTCTGGCCCTCGCAGTGGCTACTGCGTTGGGTGTTTCTGCGTTTGCTCAAGCTGATGTGAAAATCGGTGTAGCGGGTCCAATGACTGGCGCCAACGCGGCATTTGGCGAGCAGTACATGAAGGGTGCACAGGCAGCGGCTGACGCGGTGAACGCGGCTGGCGGTGTCAACGGGGAAAAAATCGTACTGGTCAAGGGCGATGACGCCTGCGAGCCGAAACAGGCCGTGACGGTCGCCAAGGACCTCACCAACCAGAAAGTCGCCGGCGTGGTCGGTCACTTCTGCTCCTCTTCGACCATTCCAGCGTCGGAAATCTACGACGAAGCCGGGATCATCGCGATCACCCCGGGTTCGACCAACCCGCAAGTCACCGAGCGCGGTCTCAGCGCCATGTTCCGTATGTGCGGGCGTGACGACCAGCAAGGCATTGTGGCTGGTGACTACATCGTCGACGTGCTCAAGGGCAAGAAAGTCGTCGTGCTGCACGACAAGGACACCTACGGCCAAGGCCTGGCGGATGCCACCAAGGCGCAACTGGTCAAGCGCGGCGTGACGCCTGTGTTGTACGAAGGCCTGACCCGTGGCGAAAAAGACTTTAGCACCATCGTCACCAAGATCCGTGGCGCCGGCGCCGACGTCGTCTACTTCGGCGGTCTGCACCCGGAGGCCGGCCCGCTGGTTCGCCAACTGCGTGAACAAGGCCTGAAAGACGTCAAGTTCATGTCCGATGACGGCATCGTGACTGACGAACTGGTGACCACCGCCGGTGGCCCGCAATTCACCGATGGCGTGCTGATGACCTTCGGCGCCGACCCGCGTCTGTTGCCTGAGAGCAAGACCGTAGTGGACGCATTCCGCAAGGCCGGTACCGAGCCTGAGGGCTACACCCTGTACGCCTACGCTTCGGTGCAGACCTTGGCTGCCGCGTTCAATGGCGCGAAGTCCAACAAGGGCGAAGAGGCTGCGGCCTGGCTGAAGAAAAATCCGGTGAAAACCGTCATGGGCGAAAAAACCTGGGATTCCAAGGGCGACCTGAAAGTCTCCGACTACGTGGTTTACCAGTGGGACAAGGACGGCAAATATCACCAGCTGGAAAAACAGAAGTAA
- the pncB gene encoding nicotinate phosphoribosyltransferase, giving the protein MSESVFADRIVQNLLDTDFYKLTMMQAVLHNYPNVEVEWEFRCRNSEDLRPYLAEIRYQIERLAELSLSADQLSFLERISFLKPDFLRFLGLFRFNLRYVHTGIENGELFIRLRGPWLHVILYEVPLLAIVSEVRNRYRYRETALEQAREQLYRKFDWLTANASADELSQLQVADFGTRRRFSYGVQAEVVNVLKHDFPGRFVGTSNVHLSRELDMKPLGTMAHEWIMAHQQLGPRLIDSQIAALDCWVREYRGLLGIALTDCITTDAFLGDFDLFFAKLFDGLRHDSGDPVVWGEKCIAHYHRLGIDPMSKTLVFSDSLTLPKSLEIFRALHGRINVSFGIGTNLTCDIPGVEPMSIVLKMTACNGQPVAKISDEPGKSHCKDPNFVAYLRHVFQVPADSSLSSKE; this is encoded by the coding sequence ATGAGCGAGAGCGTGTTTGCCGATCGCATCGTGCAGAACCTGCTCGACACCGACTTCTACAAATTGACGATGATGCAGGCGGTGCTGCACAACTACCCCAACGTCGAAGTCGAATGGGAGTTTCGTTGCCGTAACAGCGAGGATCTGCGCCCGTATCTGGCCGAGATCCGTTATCAGATCGAGCGTCTGGCCGAGCTGAGCCTGAGCGCCGACCAACTGAGTTTCCTTGAGCGGATCAGCTTCCTCAAACCGGACTTCCTGCGTTTCCTCGGACTGTTCCGCTTCAACCTGCGCTATGTGCACACTGGTATCGAAAACGGCGAGTTGTTCATCCGTCTGCGCGGGCCGTGGCTGCATGTGATTCTCTATGAAGTGCCATTGCTGGCGATCGTCAGCGAAGTGCGTAACCGCTATCGCTACCGTGAAACCGCACTGGAACAGGCGCGCGAGCAGCTCTATCGCAAGTTCGACTGGCTGACCGCCAACGCTTCGGCCGATGAGTTGTCGCAACTGCAAGTCGCCGATTTCGGCACCCGTCGACGCTTTTCGTACGGCGTGCAAGCTGAAGTGGTGAACGTGCTCAAACACGATTTCCCCGGACGTTTTGTCGGCACCAGCAACGTGCACCTGTCCCGCGAACTGGACATGAAACCGCTGGGCACCATGGCCCACGAATGGATCATGGCCCACCAGCAACTCGGTCCACGGCTGATCGACAGCCAGATCGCCGCACTCGATTGCTGGGTTCGCGAGTACCGTGGTCTGCTGGGCATCGCGCTCACCGATTGCATCACCACCGATGCGTTCCTCGGCGATTTCGACCTGTTTTTCGCCAAGCTTTTCGACGGTCTGCGCCACGACTCCGGTGATCCTGTGGTGTGGGGCGAAAAATGCATTGCGCACTATCACAGGCTCGGCATCGACCCGATGAGCAAGACCCTGGTGTTCTCCGACAGCCTGACCCTGCCCAAGTCGCTGGAGATCTTCCGCGCGCTGCACGGTCGGATCAACGTCAGCTTCGGCATCGGCACCAACCTCACCTGTGACATTCCGGGTGTCGAACCGATGAGCATCGTGCTTAAAATGACTGCCTGCAACGGCCAACCGGTGGCGAAGATCTCCGACGAGCCAGGCAAGTCCCACTGCAAAGACCCCAATTTTGTTGCCTATTTGCGACACGTTTTCCAGGTTCCTGCCGATTCCAGTCTATCTAGCAAGGAGTGA
- a CDS encoding FAD-binding oxidoreductase, which translates to MPLREECLWEKLTPQRPDNTALKGEVKVDVCVIGAGFTGLSAALHLLEKGKSVCVLEAHRAGHGGSGRNVGLVNAGMWIPPDEIEAGFGEAVGSQLNRMLGAAPALVFSLVDKYNIDCQLRREGTLHMAHNAKGEADLRSREQQWKRRGAPVELLTGKACEQATGTQKIAAALLDGRAGTLNPMAYVTGLANAVKDLGGQMFDHSPVTRLERQGANWSVQTEHGSVLAEQVVIASNAYTEGDWTELKRNFFPGYYYQVASVPLTEDAAQEILPGGQGSWDTRQVLSSIRRDKEGRLLLGSLGNGNQKPTWFLKAWADRVQQHYFPNLKPVEWECTWTGRIAFTPDHLMRLFEPAPGLVAVTGYNGRGVTTGTVVGKAFADYLCHGDPQALPIPFAPMQPLAGVGLRSCLYEAGFSLYHAGQCLRIVI; encoded by the coding sequence ATGCCGTTACGCGAAGAGTGTCTGTGGGAAAAGCTCACGCCGCAAAGGCCGGATAACACCGCGCTCAAAGGCGAAGTCAAAGTCGATGTCTGCGTGATCGGCGCCGGGTTCACCGGATTGTCGGCGGCGCTGCATCTGTTGGAAAAAGGCAAAAGCGTCTGCGTGCTGGAAGCTCATCGCGCCGGTCATGGCGGTTCCGGCCGCAACGTCGGGCTGGTCAACGCCGGCATGTGGATCCCGCCGGACGAGATCGAAGCCGGTTTCGGCGAAGCGGTGGGCAGTCAGCTCAATCGTATGCTCGGGGCCGCGCCGGCGCTGGTGTTCAGCCTTGTGGATAAATACAACATCGATTGCCAGTTGCGCCGCGAAGGCACGTTGCACATGGCGCACAACGCCAAGGGTGAGGCGGATCTGCGCAGTCGTGAACAGCAATGGAAACGCCGAGGTGCGCCGGTAGAATTGCTCACCGGCAAGGCCTGCGAACAGGCCACCGGCACGCAAAAAATCGCCGCTGCGTTGCTCGACGGTCGCGCTGGCACGCTCAATCCGATGGCTTACGTCACCGGGCTGGCCAACGCGGTGAAAGATCTCGGTGGGCAAATGTTCGATCATTCGCCGGTCACTCGCCTTGAGCGTCAGGGCGCGAACTGGTCAGTGCAGACCGAGCATGGTTCGGTACTGGCCGAGCAAGTGGTCATCGCCTCCAACGCCTACACCGAAGGCGACTGGACCGAACTCAAGCGCAACTTCTTTCCCGGTTACTACTATCAGGTCGCCTCGGTGCCGCTCACCGAAGACGCCGCGCAGGAAATCCTCCCGGGCGGGCAGGGCTCGTGGGATACGCGTCAGGTCCTGAGCAGCATCCGCCGCGACAAAGAAGGGCGGTTATTGCTGGGTAGCCTGGGCAACGGCAATCAGAAACCGACGTGGTTTCTCAAGGCCTGGGCCGATCGCGTGCAGCAGCACTATTTCCCCAATCTGAAGCCGGTCGAATGGGAGTGCACCTGGACCGGGCGCATCGCATTCACCCCCGATCACCTCATGCGCCTGTTCGAACCGGCGCCGGGACTGGTGGCCGTCACCGGTTATAACGGCCGGGGCGTCACGACTGGCACCGTGGTCGGCAAAGCCTTCGCCGATTACTTGTGTCACGGCGACCCTCAAGCTTTGCCGATTCCCTTTGCACCGATGCAGCCCTTGGCGGGTGTGGGCTTGCGCAGTTGTTTGTATGAGGCCGGGTTCTCGCTGTATCACGCGGGCCAGTGCCTGCGCATCGTGATTTGA
- a CDS encoding LysR family transcriptional regulator, giving the protein MLNKRHLPSITALQCFEAVTRHLSFTRAAEELNLTQSAVSKQVAQLEELLQHLLFRRVRRRLQMTPAGDLYLVEVRKILTQVEMSTHYLRSYGGETEVLRVSTPSTFGARWLVPRLKGWRLRHPSIHLDLCNEQEADDLLQGRSDLAFYFGQGSRPGTECLKLFGEELVPVCAPGSLPDTPFTDPTQLTDLVLLQNASRPQAWHDWFDSQGYQTEHSYHGPRFETFYMCIRAAQVGCGVALLPRFLVEEELADGKLVIPFEHAMPSTDAYYLAYPEHAAEVPKVRDFVKWMLEQIDSPEI; this is encoded by the coding sequence ATGCTGAACAAACGCCACTTGCCGTCGATCACCGCCCTGCAGTGTTTCGAGGCCGTGACCCGGCACTTGAGTTTCACCCGCGCCGCCGAGGAACTGAACCTGACCCAGAGTGCGGTGAGCAAACAGGTCGCACAGCTTGAAGAGCTGCTGCAGCACCTGTTGTTCCGCCGCGTGCGTCGGCGTTTGCAGATGACCCCGGCCGGGGATTTGTACTTGGTTGAAGTACGAAAAATCCTCACCCAAGTGGAAATGTCGACGCATTACCTGCGCTCCTACGGCGGCGAAACAGAAGTCCTGCGCGTGTCTACGCCATCGACATTCGGCGCACGCTGGCTGGTGCCGCGCCTGAAAGGCTGGCGTCTGCGCCATCCGTCGATTCACCTGGATCTGTGCAATGAACAGGAAGCAGATGATCTGCTGCAAGGGCGCAGCGACCTGGCGTTCTATTTCGGTCAGGGCTCACGGCCAGGGACTGAATGCCTGAAACTGTTCGGCGAAGAACTTGTGCCGGTCTGCGCGCCGGGCAGCCTGCCGGACACACCATTTACTGACCCGACACAACTCACCGATCTGGTCCTGCTGCAAAATGCCTCGCGCCCGCAAGCCTGGCACGACTGGTTCGACAGTCAGGGTTACCAGACCGAACACAGCTACCATGGGCCGCGCTTCGAAACCTTTTATATGTGCATTCGCGCCGCGCAGGTTGGCTGTGGTGTGGCGTTGTTACCGCGTTTTCTAGTGGAAGAGGAATTGGCTGACGGCAAACTGGTCATTCCGTTTGAGCATGCCATGCCCAGCACTGATGCCTATTACCTGGCGTACCCGGAGCATGCGGCGGAAGTGCCCAAGGTGCGGGATTTTGTGAAGTGGATGCTCGAACAGATCGACAGCCCGGAAATTTGA
- a CDS encoding aldehyde dehydrogenase family protein: MVAALLDRLGVNPALYQNGKVPVHSPIDGSRIAAVNWEGPAEVEQHISRADHAFEQWRKVPAPRRGELVRQFGEVLREYKTDLGELVSWEAGKITQEGLGEVQEMIDICDFAVGLSRQLYGLTIASERPGHHMRETWHPLGVVGVISAFNFPVAVWAWNTTLALVCGNPVVWKPSEKTPLTALACQALFDRVVKNFTDAPANLCQVIIGGRDAGEALVDDPRVALISATGSTRMGREVAPKVAARFARSILELGGNNAMILGPNADLDMAVRAILFSAVGTAGQRCTTLRRLIAHESVKEEIVTRLKAAYSKVRIGNPLEGNLVGPLIDKHSFENMQDALEQAMSEGGRVFGGKRQLEDQFPNAYYVSPAIVEMPEQSDVVCSETFAPILYVVGYSDFQEALRLNNAVPQGLSSCIFTTDVREAEQFMSAVGSDCGIANVNIGPSGAEIGGAFGGEKETGGGRESGSDAWRAYMRRQTNTVNYSLELPLAQGITFD, encoded by the coding sequence ATGGTTGCCGCATTGCTTGATCGTCTAGGTGTGAACCCGGCCCTTTATCAGAACGGCAAAGTGCCGGTGCATTCGCCGATCGACGGCAGCCGTATCGCTGCGGTCAACTGGGAAGGCCCGGCCGAAGTCGAGCAGCACATCAGTCGCGCAGATCATGCGTTCGAGCAATGGCGCAAGGTGCCGGCCCCGCGTCGCGGTGAGCTGGTGCGTCAGTTTGGTGAGGTGTTGCGCGAATACAAAACCGACCTCGGCGAACTGGTTTCCTGGGAGGCGGGCAAGATTACTCAGGAAGGTCTGGGTGAAGTGCAGGAGATGATCGACATCTGCGATTTCGCCGTCGGCCTGTCCCGTCAGTTGTACGGTTTGACCATCGCCTCCGAGCGCCCAGGCCACCACATGCGTGAAACCTGGCATCCGCTGGGCGTGGTCGGGGTGATCAGCGCGTTCAACTTCCCGGTCGCGGTGTGGGCGTGGAATACCACGCTGGCGCTGGTCTGCGGCAACCCGGTGGTGTGGAAACCGTCGGAGAAAACCCCGCTGACCGCACTGGCCTGTCAGGCACTATTCGACCGCGTGGTGAAGAACTTCACCGATGCCCCGGCGAACCTTTGCCAAGTGATTATTGGTGGCCGCGACGCCGGCGAAGCGCTGGTCGATGACCCGCGTGTTGCCCTGATCAGCGCCACCGGCAGCACACGCATGGGCCGCGAAGTGGCGCCGAAAGTCGCCGCACGTTTTGCCCGCAGCATCCTCGAGCTGGGCGGTAACAACGCGATGATCCTCGGCCCAAACGCCGATCTGGACATGGCGGTACGTGCGATTCTGTTCAGCGCCGTCGGTACTGCCGGGCAGCGTTGCACCACCCTGCGTCGACTGATTGCCCATGAGTCGGTGAAGGAAGAAATCGTCACCCGTCTCAAGGCCGCCTACTCGAAAGTGCGCATCGGCAATCCGCTGGAAGGCAATCTAGTCGGTCCGCTGATCGACAAGCACAGCTTCGAAAATATGCAGGACGCGCTGGAGCAGGCGATGAGCGAGGGTGGTCGGGTGTTCGGTGGCAAGCGTCAGCTCGAAGACCAATTCCCCAATGCCTATTACGTTTCGCCGGCCATCGTTGAAATGCCGGAGCAAAGTGATGTGGTCTGCAGCGAAACCTTCGCACCGATTCTGTATGTGGTCGGTTACAGCGATTTCCAGGAAGCGCTGCGCTTGAACAACGCGGTGCCACAAGGTTTGTCGTCGTGCATCTTCACCACCGATGTGCGCGAGGCCGAGCAGTTCATGTCGGCGGTTGGCAGCGACTGCGGCATCGCCAATGTCAACATCGGCCCGAGCGGTGCGGAAATTGGCGGCGCGTTTGGTGGCGAGAAAGAAACCGGTGGCGGGCGTGAGTCCGGCTCGGATGCATGGCGCGCATACATGCGCCGTCAGACCAACACCGTGAATTATTCGCTGGAGTTGCCGCTGGCGCAGGGCATCACATTCGATTAA
- the livM gene encoding high-affinity branched-chain amino acid ABC transporter permease LivM, producing MSSTTQKSIDIKKSLVEAILAGLIALIVFGPIVGVVLEGYSFNLEPTRVAWIIGIVMIGRFALSLFMQTPKGLKILDGFESTGSGVHVLPADHKSSLRWIIPLLIVLAVIVPFVSNSYLLGVVILGLIYVLLGLGLNIVVGLAGLLDLGYVAFYAIGAYGLALGYQYLGLGFWTVLPLAAITAGLAGCILGFPVLRLHGDYLAIVTLGFGEIIRLVLNNWLSLTGGPNGMPAPLPTFFGLEFGKRAKDGGVPFHEFFGIAYNPDVKYYFIYAVLFLVVLAVLYIKHRLVKMPVGRAWEALREDEIACRSMGLNHVLVKLSAFTIGASTAGLAGVFFATYQGFVNPTSFTFFESALILAIVVLGGMGSTIGVVIAAFVLTVAPELLRGFAEYRVLLFGILMVLMMIWRPRGLIRISRTGVTPRKGAIHYERTAP from the coding sequence ATGTCTTCAACCACTCAAAAATCCATCGATATCAAAAAAAGCCTGGTTGAGGCGATTCTTGCCGGCCTGATTGCCCTGATCGTTTTCGGCCCGATTGTCGGCGTCGTGCTCGAGGGTTACAGCTTTAACCTCGAACCGACCCGCGTGGCCTGGATCATCGGCATTGTCATGATTGGCCGCTTTGCCCTCAGCCTGTTTATGCAAACGCCCAAGGGCCTGAAAATTCTCGACGGATTCGAGAGCACCGGTTCCGGTGTGCACGTGCTGCCTGCCGATCACAAATCCTCGCTGCGCTGGATCATCCCGCTGTTGATTGTGCTGGCCGTCATTGTGCCGTTTGTCTCCAACTCCTATCTGCTCGGCGTGGTCATCCTCGGCTTGATCTACGTGTTGCTAGGGCTGGGGCTGAACATCGTGGTCGGTCTGGCCGGTCTGCTCGATCTGGGTTACGTGGCGTTCTACGCCATCGGTGCGTACGGTCTGGCTCTGGGTTATCAATACCTTGGTCTGGGTTTCTGGACGGTGCTGCCACTGGCGGCGATCACTGCCGGGTTGGCCGGCTGCATCCTCGGCTTCCCGGTGTTGCGTCTGCACGGCGACTATCTGGCAATCGTGACTCTGGGCTTTGGTGAAATCATTCGCCTGGTCCTCAACAACTGGTTGTCGCTGACCGGCGGCCCGAACGGCATGCCGGCGCCACTGCCGACGTTCTTCGGTCTGGAGTTCGGCAAACGGGCGAAGGATGGCGGGGTGCCGTTTCACGAGTTTTTCGGCATCGCCTACAACCCGGACGTGAAGTACTACTTCATCTACGCGGTACTTTTCCTCGTGGTGCTGGCCGTGCTGTACATCAAGCATCGTCTGGTGAAGATGCCGGTCGGCCGCGCTTGGGAAGCTCTGCGTGAAGATGAAATCGCCTGCCGCTCGATGGGCCTCAACCACGTGCTGGTCAAGCTCTCGGCGTTCACCATCGGTGCGTCGACCGCAGGTCTGGCCGGGGTGTTTTTCGCCACCTACCAAGGCTTCGTCAACCCGACCTCGTTCACCTTCTTTGAATCGGCGCTGATCCTCGCCATCGTCGTCCTCGGCGGCATGGGCTCGACCATCGGTGTGGTGATCGCCGCGTTTGTGTTGACCGTCGCCCCGGAATTGCTGCGCGGCTTCGCCGAATATCGCGTGCTGCTGTTCGGCATCCTGATGGTGTTGATGATGATCTGGCGACCACGCGGGCTGATTCGCATCAGCCGTACCGGG